In Chlorogloeopsis sp. ULAP01, the following are encoded in one genomic region:
- the uvrA gene encoding excinuclease ABC subunit UvrA produces the protein MSETQLAASINGHLPYPHQNHQNTIRIRGARQHNLKNIDLDLPRDRLIVFTGVSGSGKSSLAFDTIFAEGQRRYVESLSAYARQFLGQMDKPDVESIEGLSPAISIDQKSTSHNPRSTVGTVTEIYDYLRLLFGRAGEPHCPICDRCIAPQTIDEMVDRIMELGDRTRFQILAPVVRGKKGTHKKLLSSLASGGFVRVRIDGEVRELSDSIELDKNTTHTIEVVIDRLMKKDGIQERLVDSLATCLKLSEGIAVILFTPASDSSQPSTEEQELVFSENFACPEHGAVMEELSPRLFSFNSPYGACPNCHGIGSLRRFSVELVVPDPEAPVYAAIAPWSEKDNSYYLELLYSLAQAYGFELQTSWNKLTKEQQQIILHGEETTSETQKNQVFRGVIPILQRQYEGGSELVKQKLEQYLIDQPCPVCNGKRLKPEALAVRLGQYRILDLTGVSIAQCRERIDNLKLSDRAYRIADLVLREIRARLQFLLDVGLDYLTLDRPAMTLSGGEAQRIRLATQIGSGLTGVLYVLDEPSIGLHQRDNGRLLRTLTKLRDLGNTLIVVEHDEETIRAADYIVDIGPGAGVRGGNIIAQGDLKALLEAEASLTGAYLSGRQVIQTPAQRREGNGLSLVIKNAHRNNLRNIDVEIPLGKLVTVTGVSGSGKSTLINELLYPALQHHLFRKVPFPKEMDGIKGLNTIDKAIVIDQSPIGRTPRSNPATYTGVFDVIRDVFSATIEAKARGYKPGQFSFNVKGGRCEACSGQGVNVIEMNFLPDVYVQCEVCKGARYNRETLQVKYKDKSIADVLNMTVEEALEFFQNIPKAVTRLQTLVDVGLGYIHLGQPATTLSGGEAQRVKLATELSRRATGKTLYLIDEPTTGLSFYDVHKLLDVLQRLVDKGNSILVIEHNLDVIRCADWVIDLGPEGGDKGGEIIAIGTPEEVAENPKSYTGQYLKQVLQHYPPVVSANRSK, from the coding sequence ATGTCAGAAACTCAATTAGCTGCATCTATAAATGGGCATCTTCCCTATCCCCATCAAAATCACCAAAACACTATCCGTATTCGGGGTGCTAGGCAGCATAACCTGAAAAATATTGACTTGGACTTACCGCGCGATCGCTTGATCGTCTTTACAGGTGTTTCTGGTTCGGGCAAGTCTTCTTTAGCTTTTGACACAATCTTTGCCGAGGGACAGCGCCGCTATGTCGAATCTCTCAGTGCTTATGCACGGCAATTTTTAGGTCAGATGGACAAACCAGATGTAGAGTCAATTGAAGGGTTAAGTCCGGCAATTTCCATCGACCAAAAGTCTACTTCCCATAACCCCCGTTCCACAGTGGGGACGGTAACAGAAATTTACGACTATTTGCGCTTATTGTTTGGGCGGGCGGGTGAACCCCATTGTCCGATTTGCGATCGCTGTATTGCTCCACAAACTATTGATGAAATGGTTGATCGCATTATGGAATTAGGCGATCGTACCCGCTTTCAAATTCTTGCGCCTGTGGTGCGGGGTAAAAAAGGCACTCATAAAAAGTTATTATCGAGTTTGGCATCTGGTGGTTTTGTCCGCGTCCGCATTGATGGTGAGGTGCGCGAATTATCAGACTCGATTGAGTTAGATAAAAACACTACTCACACTATTGAAGTAGTAATTGACCGTTTAATGAAAAAAGACGGTATTCAAGAGCGTTTAGTCGATTCGCTCGCTACTTGTTTGAAATTATCAGAGGGAATAGCAGTAATTTTATTTACTCCTGCGTCGGATAGTAGCCAACCATCAACTGAGGAACAAGAATTAGTATTTTCAGAGAATTTTGCTTGTCCAGAACACGGCGCGGTGATGGAAGAATTATCGCCGCGATTGTTCTCGTTTAACTCTCCCTATGGTGCTTGTCCTAATTGTCATGGCATTGGCAGTTTAAGAAGATTTTCTGTGGAATTGGTAGTACCCGATCCGGAAGCACCAGTCTATGCAGCGATCGCACCTTGGTCAGAAAAAGATAATTCTTATTATTTAGAATTGCTTTATAGTTTGGCACAAGCTTATGGATTTGAATTGCAGACATCCTGGAATAAGCTAACGAAGGAACAACAACAGATAATTTTGCATGGAGAAGAAACTACGTCAGAAACACAGAAAAACCAGGTTTTTAGAGGAGTAATTCCAATTTTACAAAGGCAATATGAGGGTGGTTCAGAACTAGTTAAGCAAAAGTTAGAGCAGTATTTAATAGATCAACCATGTCCAGTGTGTAATGGAAAGCGCTTGAAACCAGAAGCATTGGCGGTACGATTGGGGCAGTATCGAATTTTAGATTTGACAGGAGTATCGATCGCCCAGTGTCGGGAGAGGATTGATAATTTAAAATTAAGCGATCGTGCCTATCGCATTGCCGATTTGGTATTGAGAGAGATTAGAGCTAGGTTGCAATTTCTCTTAGATGTGGGGTTGGATTATTTAACATTAGATCGCCCGGCAATGACGCTTTCGGGTGGTGAGGCACAGCGTATTCGTTTGGCAACTCAGATTGGCTCTGGCTTGACTGGAGTTTTATACGTTTTAGATGAGCCAAGTATTGGATTGCATCAACGAGATAATGGGCGCTTGCTGCGAACTTTAACCAAATTGCGCGATTTGGGCAATACATTAATTGTGGTGGAGCATGATGAAGAAACAATTCGTGCTGCCGATTATATAGTTGATATTGGCCCTGGTGCGGGTGTTCGCGGTGGAAATATTATTGCTCAAGGCGACTTAAAGGCGTTATTAGAAGCTGAAGCTTCATTGACAGGTGCATATTTATCGGGGCGACAGGTAATTCAAACACCTGCTCAAAGAAGGGAAGGAAATGGGCTAAGTTTAGTGATTAAAAATGCCCATCGCAATAATTTAAGAAATATAGATGTAGAAATCCCACTAGGTAAACTCGTCACTGTCACCGGTGTTTCTGGTTCTGGTAAATCTACCTTAATTAACGAATTACTCTATCCAGCACTGCAACACCACCTTTTCCGCAAAGTGCCTTTTCCCAAAGAAATGGATGGGATTAAGGGACTAAATACGATTGATAAAGCAATTGTCATCGATCAATCTCCTATCGGTAGAACACCCCGTTCTAACCCAGCAACTTACACAGGCGTTTTTGATGTAATTCGCGATGTGTTTTCTGCAACCATTGAAGCAAAAGCCAGGGGTTACAAACCGGGACAATTTTCTTTTAATGTCAAAGGTGGGCGTTGTGAAGCTTGTAGCGGGCAAGGTGTAAACGTCATTGAAATGAATTTTCTGCCTGATGTTTATGTGCAATGTGAAGTTTGTAAAGGTGCAAGATATAACCGCGAAACTTTGCAGGTGAAGTATAAAGATAAATCTATTGCTGACGTTCTCAATATGACTGTTGAAGAAGCTTTGGAATTTTTTCAAAACATTCCTAAAGCTGTCACTCGTTTGCAAACTTTAGTAGATGTCGGATTGGGTTATATTCACCTCGGACAACCCGCGACTACGTTATCTGGTGGAGAAGCGCAGCGCGTAAAACTAGCAACAGAACTATCGCGCCGCGCCACAGGAAAAACACTTTATTTAATTGATGAACCAACAACAGGTTTATCTTTTTATGATGTCCATAAATTGTTAGATGTGTTGCAAAGATTGGTAGATAAAGGTAATTCAATTTTGGTAATTGAACATAATTTAGATGTAATTCGTTGCGCCGATTGGGTGATAGATTTGGGGCCAGAAGGTGGCGATAAAGGTGGAGAAATAATTGCTATAGGTACGCCAGAAGAAGTAGCAGAGAATCCTAAGTCTTATACTGGACAGTATTTGAAGCAGGTGTTGCAGCATTATCCGCCAGTAGTGTCGGCAAATAGAAGTAAGTAG
- a CDS encoding ferredoxin family protein → MPHTIVTEVCEGVADCVDACPVACIHPGPGKNVKGTDWFWIDFATCIDCGICLQVCPVEGAIVPEERTDLQKTPS, encoded by the coding sequence ATGCCACACACTATTGTTACAGAGGTTTGTGAAGGCGTCGCAGATTGTGTAGACGCTTGTCCAGTTGCTTGTATTCACCCAGGGCCAGGTAAAAATGTCAAGGGAACCGATTGGTTTTGGATTGATTTTGCCACCTGTATTGACTGTGGTATATGTCTCCAAGTTTGCCCTGTAGAAGGAGCGATCGTCCCAGAAGAAAGGACTGATTTGCAAAAAACGCCATCATAG
- a CDS encoding ABC transporter ATP-binding protein encodes MTNDYLLEVKNVHAGYIKDVDILQGINFCVHSREMVTVIGPNGAGKSTLAKTIFGLLTPHKGTITFKGEDITGLKSNQIVQKGMCYVPQISNVFSSLSVEENLEMGAFVRNVNLKPLKDKIFTMFPRLADRCRQRAGTLSGGERQMLAMGKALMLEPNLLLLDEPSAALSPILVTQVFEQIKEINRAGTAIVLVEQNARKALEMAHRGYVLESGRDAIQGPGLELLNDPKVGELYLGAGKAH; translated from the coding sequence ATGACTAATGACTATTTACTAGAAGTTAAAAATGTTCATGCTGGATACATCAAAGATGTAGATATTTTGCAAGGTATAAATTTTTGCGTTCATTCTAGGGAAATGGTGACTGTAATTGGCCCTAATGGTGCAGGTAAATCAACCCTAGCGAAAACTATTTTTGGACTATTAACACCCCATAAAGGCACAATTACCTTCAAAGGTGAGGATATCACTGGGCTAAAGTCAAATCAAATTGTTCAAAAGGGAATGTGTTATGTACCACAAATTTCCAATGTTTTCTCTTCACTAAGTGTTGAAGAAAACTTAGAAATGGGTGCTTTTGTCCGTAATGTCAATTTAAAACCACTCAAAGATAAAATATTTACGATGTTTCCCAGGCTTGCCGATCGCTGTCGTCAACGTGCTGGTACTCTTTCAGGAGGAGAACGGCAGATGCTAGCGATGGGTAAAGCTTTGATGTTGGAACCCAACTTATTACTTTTGGATGAACCTTCGGCTGCTTTGTCTCCGATTTTAGTAACTCAAGTGTTTGAGCAAATTAAAGAAATAAACCGGGCAGGTACAGCGATCGTTTTGGTTGAACAAAACGCTCGTAAAGCTTTGGAGATGGCACACCGGGGTTATGTACTAGAATCGGGACGAGATGCAATTCAAGGCCCCGGTTTAGAATTGTTGAACGATCCCAAAGTGGGTGAACTATATTTAGGAGCTGGAAAGGCGCATTAA
- a CDS encoding tyrosine-protein kinase domain-containing protein — protein MINTELEQGKLVTTSQKEVINIRNISQASPISSILWQRRFLIVGVSCVVMSAASFMAFSAKPVYRSSMQLLVNSNFDERELLTNTQEGALKDLIEPKLEAFNYTPQMRLIVSSKIIQKAVNSLRTEYPNITVEEVKGHNYYRKPLVVKEVEQDTVNDPTYDHVFELSFESRDPVKAQKVLQALQKAFRDYNIEQQKYRVGKVLTLVNDRLPTMQRQLQVSEEKLEKFRKKYNVFDPEIQGKFLLESLVDIKKQLQSTRAQLQDLQARHKNIENELASSSRSADFSSPLNQSLRSQELIDDIQKTELALAQERQRYTDDFPAVQKLIEQRQSQVELFRKEIQQSLPTLDKNIQASLLQAIDRTNAKVAQPINWEVLRRWLAEKTPVPEGARQPLLTKEQLKEVELRLAQQLIEVETTTKGLRANEKSLAESEQKISSELSKYPKLISEYNRLLPEVEVKRKQVEQLTQAQQSLGLKMSQTNFDWQVLEEPQRGIDVGSNRLLFIIGGAIAAPILGFAAALMGGLSNKVIYSPQELKKLTNLRILATVPKLKPFFHHRQGWRLPWKWGQTKADFKAAEIFDEKPFQQTLDMAYQNIQIIKSPFSFKSLMVTSAVPKEGKTTLALELAVSAARMHRRVLLVDANLHQPNLHKTLELSNDWGLSLLLVDEENTSFEDYIQPIHPSIDVLTAGSTTENTVKLLSSRRMKELVELFEQNYDLVLIDAPAILTMVDARILATFCNSIVMVARIGKVTQTQMIQATDILSNLNLIGIIANLAGSSHA, from the coding sequence GTGATTAACACTGAACTGGAACAAGGTAAGCTGGTTACTACCTCTCAAAAAGAGGTTATTAATATTAGAAATATTTCTCAAGCCTCTCCAATCTCTTCAATTCTGTGGCAACGCCGCTTTTTGATTGTGGGTGTTTCTTGCGTAGTCATGTCAGCTGCGAGTTTCATGGCTTTTAGTGCAAAACCTGTTTACCGAAGCTCTATGCAGTTATTAGTAAATTCCAACTTTGATGAAAGAGAACTGCTAACTAATACTCAAGAAGGTGCATTAAAAGATTTAATTGAGCCTAAATTAGAAGCATTTAACTACACTCCTCAAATGAGGTTAATAGTCAGTTCTAAAATTATCCAAAAAGCTGTAAATTCACTTCGTACTGAATATCCCAATATTACTGTAGAAGAGGTTAAAGGTCACAATTATTATCGCAAACCTTTAGTTGTAAAGGAAGTAGAGCAAGACACAGTAAATGATCCTACTTATGATCATGTATTTGAGCTTTCCTTTGAAAGTAGGGATCCAGTGAAAGCCCAAAAAGTATTGCAAGCTCTTCAAAAAGCATTTCGAGACTACAACATTGAGCAACAAAAATACAGAGTTGGTAAAGTACTGACTTTGGTTAATGATCGCCTACCGACGATGCAACGACAATTACAAGTCTCTGAGGAAAAGTTAGAAAAGTTTCGCAAAAAATACAATGTATTCGATCCTGAGATCCAAGGTAAATTTCTGCTAGAGTCGCTGGTAGATATTAAAAAACAGCTACAATCTACTCGCGCTCAACTACAAGATTTACAAGCTCGCCATAAAAACATTGAGAACGAGCTAGCTTCGTCTTCTCGAAGCGCAGACTTTTCTTCTCCCTTGAATCAATCCTTGCGTTCTCAAGAGCTAATTGATGACATTCAAAAAACTGAACTAGCTTTAGCACAGGAACGCCAACGCTATACAGATGATTTTCCTGCTGTACAAAAACTGATCGAGCAGCGCCAAAGCCAAGTTGAATTATTCAGGAAAGAGATTCAGCAATCACTTCCAACATTAGATAAAAACATACAAGCTTCCCTACTGCAAGCTATTGACAGAACAAACGCCAAAGTAGCCCAGCCAATTAACTGGGAAGTACTCAGGCGATGGCTAGCCGAAAAAACACCTGTGCCAGAAGGTGCAAGACAACCATTATTGACAAAAGAGCAATTAAAAGAGGTTGAACTGAGGCTAGCGCAACAATTAATTGAAGTAGAAACAACTACCAAGGGACTGCGTGCTAATGAAAAGAGTTTAGCCGAGTCAGAACAAAAAATTTCCTCGGAGTTAAGTAAATATCCAAAACTAATATCAGAGTATAATCGCTTGTTGCCAGAGGTAGAAGTGAAGCGCAAGCAAGTTGAGCAACTTACCCAGGCACAACAATCTTTGGGGCTGAAAATGTCTCAAACAAACTTTGACTGGCAAGTTTTAGAAGAACCCCAACGGGGAATCGATGTGGGTAGCAACAGATTGTTATTTATTATTGGAGGAGCGATCGCTGCACCAATTTTAGGTTTTGCTGCTGCCTTAATGGGGGGATTATCTAATAAAGTTATTTATTCTCCACAAGAATTAAAAAAGCTAACCAATCTACGGATACTAGCTACAGTTCCAAAACTAAAACCATTCTTTCACCACAGGCAAGGATGGCGCTTACCTTGGAAGTGGGGGCAAACCAAAGCTGACTTCAAAGCAGCAGAAATTTTTGACGAAAAGCCTTTCCAGCAAACCCTGGATATGGCGTATCAAAATATCCAAATCATCAAATCTCCCTTTTCCTTCAAGTCTCTCATGGTAACTTCGGCAGTACCTAAAGAAGGCAAAACAACCTTAGCTTTGGAATTAGCGGTGAGTGCTGCCCGGATGCATCGACGGGTATTGCTAGTAGATGCTAACTTACATCAACCAAATTTGCATAAAACCCTAGAACTTTCTAATGATTGGGGACTATCCCTATTATTAGTCGATGAAGAAAATACTTCTTTTGAGGATTACATCCAACCCATTCACCCCTCCATAGATGTTTTGACTGCTGGATCTACCACCGAAAACACGGTGAAGTTGCTTAGTTCTCGACGAATGAAAGAATTGGTAGAGTTGTTTGAGCAAAACTATGATCTTGTGTTAATAGATGCTCCTGCTATTTTGACTATGGTTGATGCCAGAATTTTAGCGACCTTTTGTAATAGCATTGTGATGGTGGCACGTATTGGTAAAGTGACTCAAACTCAGATGATTCAAGCTACAGACATTTTGAGTAACTTGAATTTGATTGGCATCATTGCTAATTTGGCTGGCAGTTCTCATGCCTAA
- a CDS encoding ribonuclease Z, with protein MQITFLGTSSGVPTRSRNVSSVALRLPQRAEVWLFDCGEGTQHQLLRSDLKSSQLSRIFITHMHGDHIFGLMGLLASCGLAGNVERIDIYGPPGLNEYLQSSLRYSHTHFSYPVKVHAIRPGVVYEDDEFIVTCAPLHHRVTTFGYRVAEKDRPGRFDIEKAKEMQIPPGRVYGQLKRGETVTLPDGRVFHGAQFCGPTEIGRKIAYCTDTIYCENAVELAQDADVLIHEATFSHQDAELAFQRLHSTSTMAAQTALAAGAHHLLMTHFSPRYAPGNSIELGDLLQEARAIFPNTNMAYDFMSYEIPRRRDVELNEMTLSKSG; from the coding sequence GTGCAGATAACATTCTTAGGGACGAGTTCCGGTGTACCAACGCGATCACGCAATGTTTCTAGTGTCGCCCTGAGATTACCACAACGAGCAGAGGTGTGGTTATTTGATTGTGGCGAAGGTACTCAGCACCAGCTTTTACGAAGCGATCTTAAAAGTAGCCAACTCTCCCGAATTTTTATCACCCATATGCACGGCGATCACATCTTTGGCTTGATGGGTTTGCTTGCAAGTTGCGGCTTGGCAGGTAATGTGGAACGCATTGACATTTATGGGCCGCCTGGACTAAACGAATACTTACAGTCATCTCTACGTTATTCTCACACCCACTTCTCCTACCCTGTAAAAGTTCACGCTATTCGTCCTGGGGTAGTTTACGAAGACGATGAATTTATTGTTACCTGCGCTCCTTTACATCACCGCGTTACAACCTTCGGTTATCGTGTGGCTGAAAAGGATCGTCCAGGACGCTTTGATATCGAAAAAGCCAAGGAAATGCAAATTCCACCCGGTCGTGTTTACGGTCAACTCAAACGTGGTGAAACGGTAACGCTACCTGATGGGCGGGTTTTTCATGGTGCTCAATTTTGTGGGCCTACCGAAATCGGACGTAAAATCGCTTATTGCACAGACACAATTTATTGTGAGAATGCAGTGGAATTAGCACAGGATGCAGATGTATTAATTCACGAAGCAACTTTTTCTCATCAAGACGCAGAACTAGCTTTTCAGCGTCTGCACTCTACATCTACAATGGCAGCGCAAACAGCTTTAGCCGCAGGAGCGCATCATTTGCTCATGACTCATTTTAGTCCCCGCTATGCTCCTGGAAATTCTATAGAGTTAGGGGATCTACTTCAGGAAGCCCGTGCTATCTTTCCCAATACAAATATGGCTTACGATTTTATGAGTTATGAAATTCCTAGACGACGTGATGTTGAGTTAAATGAAATGACTTTATCAAAATCAGGTTGA
- a CDS encoding transglutaminase family protein, protein MEEYLQATEVIDWQHPTVLELAKKIAFKHQTLEAIAKACFEWVRDEIYHSCDYQMNPVTCRASDVLKYKTGYCFAKSHLLAALLRANNIPTGFCYQRLSIYDNGEPYCLHGFNAVYLPEIGWYRVDARGNRSGIDAQFIPPKEQLAYKTQLPGEAEFKNILSEPLPLVVAALKGSAIWDDLLLNLPDISVELFKTMV, encoded by the coding sequence ATGGAAGAATATTTGCAAGCAACTGAAGTGATTGACTGGCAACATCCTACTGTTTTGGAACTTGCGAAAAAAATTGCATTCAAACATCAAACATTGGAAGCGATCGCCAAAGCTTGTTTTGAGTGGGTGCGAGATGAAATTTACCATAGCTGCGACTACCAAATGAATCCTGTAACTTGTCGAGCGTCCGATGTACTCAAATACAAAACAGGTTATTGCTTCGCCAAAAGTCATTTGTTAGCGGCACTACTCAGAGCAAATAACATTCCAACAGGCTTTTGCTATCAGAGATTGAGCATCTATGATAACGGTGAACCCTATTGTTTACATGGTTTTAATGCAGTTTATTTACCTGAAATCGGTTGGTATCGTGTTGATGCTAGAGGGAATCGTAGCGGTATTGATGCTCAATTTATTCCCCCGAAAGAACAGCTTGCTTATAAAACTCAATTGCCAGGAGAAGCTGAATTTAAAAATATTTTATCAGAGCCACTCCCACTAGTTGTAGCGGCTTTAAAAGGTTCTGCTATCTGGGATGATTTGCTGTTAAATCTGCCAGATATTTCTGTGGAATTGTTTAAAACTATGGTCTAG
- the gyrA gene encoding DNA topoisomerase (ATP-hydrolyzing) subunit A: MSVIVGRALPDARDGLKPVHRRILYAMHELGLTSDRPFRKCARVVGEVLGKYHPHGDTAVYDALVRMAQNFSMRSPLIAGHGNFGSVDNDPPAAMRYTECRLEALTSDALLQDIESETVDFVNNFDGSQQEPTVLPARVPQLLLNGSSGIAVGMATNIPPHNLGELIDGLVALIGNPEITDTQLMQYVHGPDFPTGGQILGTAAIREAFTTGRGSITMRGVANIETIQQRGRPEREAIIITELPYQTNKAALIEKIAELVNEKRIEGIADIRDESDRDGMRIVIELKRDAYPKVVLNNLYKQTPLQANFGANMLALVNGEPQILTLKNFLQVFLDFRIESITRRTQYELRKAEERDHILQGLLIALAHLDAIIALIRHAADTPSAKGELITTYGLSEAQADAILQMQLRRLTALEADKIRHEHEELQAQIADLNDILARRERVLHIIETEVKQIREKHATPRRTVIMHGEGELEDTDLIANEKAVILLTEQGYIKRMPVNTFEAQSRATRGKAAAKVKEDDGVEHFLTCCDHDSLLFFSERGVVYCLKAYQLPIGSRTSRGTPIVQMLPIPKEEKITSIVPVSEFTSDEYLVMLTKGGNIKKTDLTAFSHIRANGLIAISLEEGDQLRWVRRARVEDSVLIGSRQGMAIHFRCDHEQLRPLGRATRGVKSMKLRAGDELVGMDILPAAVLDNLAPISEAEIEEIETEEIENEESAEVPGNGYHGPWVLVITMGGYGKRVPVAQFRLQNRAGQGLMATKFKNRKIKDQLATLHIVNNDDEIMMVTSRGIIIRQAVNAISVQSRSATGVRVQRLDEDDVITGVAIVPPDSGDAAEAE; the protein is encoded by the coding sequence ATGAGCGTAATTGTGGGTCGGGCGCTGCCAGATGCCAGGGATGGTCTGAAACCTGTACATAGGCGGATTCTCTACGCTATGCACGAGTTGGGGTTGACCTCAGACCGCCCCTTCCGTAAATGCGCGCGTGTAGTAGGGGAAGTTCTTGGTAAATATCATCCTCACGGCGACACGGCTGTGTACGATGCCTTGGTGCGGATGGCGCAGAATTTTTCTATGCGATCGCCCTTAATCGCAGGACATGGCAACTTTGGCTCCGTAGATAACGATCCACCTGCGGCAATGCGTTACACCGAATGCCGCTTGGAAGCTTTGACTAGCGACGCTCTTCTGCAAGATATCGAGTCGGAAACCGTAGACTTTGTTAATAACTTCGACGGTTCTCAGCAAGAACCAACTGTCCTACCAGCAAGGGTTCCGCAGTTATTGTTAAACGGTTCTTCTGGAATTGCCGTGGGGATGGCAACCAACATTCCACCCCACAATTTAGGCGAATTGATAGATGGGTTGGTAGCACTGATTGGTAATCCGGAAATAACCGATACCCAATTAATGCAGTATGTTCACGGGCCAGACTTTCCCACCGGCGGACAAATTCTTGGTACTGCGGCAATTAGAGAAGCTTTCACCACAGGGCGCGGCTCCATCACCATGCGTGGTGTCGCAAACATTGAAACAATCCAACAGCGAGGACGCCCGGAACGAGAAGCGATCATAATTACCGAATTACCTTATCAAACTAACAAGGCAGCGTTGATTGAGAAAATTGCCGAGTTAGTAAATGAAAAGAGAATTGAAGGCATAGCAGATATTCGGGATGAAAGCGATCGCGATGGGATGCGAATAGTCATTGAACTCAAGCGCGATGCCTATCCCAAAGTAGTGCTCAACAACCTTTATAAACAAACACCACTACAAGCCAACTTTGGGGCGAATATGCTGGCGTTGGTAAATGGCGAACCCCAAATACTGACGCTGAAAAACTTTTTACAAGTGTTTCTGGATTTTCGGATCGAATCGATTACCAGACGCACGCAGTATGAGTTGCGCAAAGCTGAGGAACGCGATCATATTTTGCAAGGATTATTGATTGCCCTTGCCCATCTTGATGCAATTATTGCCCTCATTCGTCATGCCGCCGACACACCCTCGGCAAAGGGAGAGTTAATCACGACTTACGGACTTTCAGAAGCACAAGCTGATGCCATCTTACAGATGCAACTGCGACGGTTAACTGCCCTAGAAGCTGATAAAATTCGTCACGAACACGAAGAATTACAAGCGCAGATTGCTGACTTAAACGATATTTTGGCGCGGCGGGAACGGGTGCTGCATATTATCGAAACCGAAGTCAAGCAAATTAGAGAAAAACACGCTACTCCACGCCGCACCGTAATCATGCATGGCGAAGGAGAGTTAGAAGACACAGATTTAATTGCCAATGAAAAAGCTGTAATTTTGTTGACTGAGCAAGGTTACATTAAACGTATGCCAGTTAACACCTTTGAGGCACAAAGCCGTGCGACTAGAGGTAAAGCCGCAGCCAAGGTAAAAGAGGATGATGGTGTTGAGCATTTCTTGACTTGCTGCGATCACGACAGCCTACTATTTTTTAGTGAACGTGGCGTTGTCTACTGTCTGAAAGCTTATCAACTTCCCATTGGTTCCCGTACCAGTCGTGGTACGCCAATTGTACAGATGCTACCCATTCCTAAAGAGGAAAAAATCACTTCGATCGTACCCGTGAGTGAGTTTACTAGCGATGAATATCTAGTTATGCTCACCAAAGGCGGTAACATCAAGAAAACTGACTTAACAGCTTTTAGTCATATTCGTGCCAATGGGTTAATTGCCATTTCTCTAGAAGAAGGCGATCAACTGCGCTGGGTAAGGCGGGCAAGAGTGGAAGATAGTGTACTGATTGGTTCGCGGCAAGGTATGGCAATTCATTTTCGCTGCGATCATGAACAATTGCGTCCTTTAGGTCGCGCTACCCGTGGTGTAAAATCCATGAAACTACGGGCTGGTGATGAACTAGTGGGTATGGATATTCTCCCTGCTGCTGTTCTTGACAATTTAGCCCCAATTTCAGAAGCAGAAATCGAAGAAATCGAAACCGAAGAAATCGAAAATGAGGAATCCGCAGAAGTACCAGGCAATGGTTATCACGGCCCTTGGGTGCTAGTAATTACAATGGGAGGATACGGTAAGCGTGTACCAGTAGCTCAGTTCCGCTTGCAAAATCGTGCCGGTCAAGGTTTAATGGCAACCAAGTTCAAAAACAGGAAAATCAAAGACCAACTAGCTACATTACACATCGTCAATAACGATGATGAAATCATGATGGTCACTAGTCGCGGTATTATCATTCGGCAGGCAGTTAATGCCATTTCTGTCCAATCGCGTTCTGCGACTGGGGTACGCGTACAACGTTTAGACGAAGATGACGTAATTACAGGAGTTGCAATAGTTCCTCCTGATTCTGGTGATGCGGCAGAAGCAGAGTAA